In a single window of the Zea mays cultivar B73 chromosome 5, Zm-B73-REFERENCE-NAM-5.0, whole genome shotgun sequence genome:
- the LOC100282898 gene encoding ADP,ATP carrier protein isoform X1, with the protein MAATPDERKQERPMRPATSPASVVADFAMGGAAAVVAKTGAAPVERVKLLLQNQAEMLRRGTLTRPYRGIADAFTRILREEGPAALWRGNQANVIRYFPTQAFNFAFRGYFKSFFGYDREKDGKWKWLAGNVASGSAAGATTSLLLYHLDYARTRLATDAIESRGTKRQFRGLLDVYKKTLTTDGMSGLYRGFSVSITGISLYRGLYFGIYDSMKPLVLVGPLEGNFFASFVLGWTITTFSGACAYPFDTVRRRMMLTSGEPFKYKNGFHAVKLIVSTEGFFTLFRGVGANILSGLAGAGVLSGYDQLQRLASRHDQNFEHNMKGALK; encoded by the exons ATGGCCGCCACGCCCGACGAGCGGAAGCAGGAGAGGCCGATGAGGCCCGCGACGTCGCCGGCGAGCGTGGTGGCGGACTTCGCCATGGGAGGCGCGGCCGCCGTGGTGGCAAAGACGGGGGCCGCGCCGGTCGAGCGCGTCAAGCTGCTGCTCCAGAACCAGGCCGAGATGCTGCGCCGCGGCACCCTCACGCGCCCCTACAGGGGCATCGCCGACGCCTTCACCCGCATCCTCCGCGAGGAGGGCCCCGCCGCGCTTTGGCGTGGCAACCAGGCCAACGTCATCCGCTACTTCCCCACCCAG GCTTTTAACTTTGCATTCAGGGGCTATTTCAAAAGCTTTTTTGGCTATGACAGGGAGAAAGACGGAAAGTGGAAGTGGTTAGCTGGAAATGTAGCATCTGGCAGTGCTGCCGGAGCTACAACATCATTGCTGCTATACCATCTAGATTATGCAAGAACAAGGCTAGCTACTGATGCAATTGAATCACGGGGAACCAAGCGCCAGTTCAGGGGGTTGCTGGATGTTTACAAGAAGACACTTACAACCGATGGCATGTCTGGACTATACCGAGGTTTCAGTGTGTCTATTACGGGAATCTCCTTATACCGGGGTTTATATTTTGGTATCTATGATAGCATGAAGCCTCTAGTTCTAGTAGGCCCATTGGAG GGGAATTTCTTCGCCAGTTTTGTGTTGGGCTGGACAATAACTACGTTCTCTGGGGCTTGTGCCTATCCATTCGACACGGTCCGTCGTAGAATGATGTTAACTTCAGGAGAACCATTTAAATACAAGAACGGTTTCCATGCAGTAAAACTGATAGTTTCAACCGAAGGGTTCTTCACATTATTCAGAGGTGTTGGTGCAAATATTCTCTCAGGGCTGGCAGGGGCTGGAGTTCTTTCTGGGTATGATCAACTCCAACGGTTGGCAAGCCGGCATGATCAAAATTTTGAGCACAATATGAAAGGGGCATTGAAATGA